Proteins encoded by one window of Blautia faecicola:
- a CDS encoding ABC transporter substrate-binding protein, with the protein MKKEKILALLLAGVMATTVLGGCGSKGSDSSSSSSKASSDEKVLNFGCAMYTDGSVNTAGDENGGWNAMRYGITETLFKFNDNMELEPWLAESYTVNDDHTEWVVTLKKGLKFSDGCDLTASKVKEAYEHLKEVGPSGSAKPEKYLEFEATIDADDEAGTLTIKTTQPYANLMGQLSHPTMGIVDVEHTENFDNGTIGTGPYMIDSFNGVGVGYTLVANPNFREEVPYDKVNLLYMGDNSAKAMALESGQVDLVENITNVADIQKFQDSDDYTVDIATGVRCGFSWMNFDGVLGNKTLRQAILMAIDYDTICNSKTIGGLYTPGFSVLPSNLSYGYEKLNNPYTYDPEGAKKLLDDAGIVDTDGDGIREIDGENINLRYISYENRLLNEFSDAHTQYLTEIGIGVTSEYGSSDDQWSKLAALDYDFNNNNWITVGTGDPFAYMANWATESTYCAYSNPEYDALYQELKSEMDEDKRADLIFQMQQILIDDAAVLIDGYYNSSMIYSKNVGYAKIHTADYYWLSTEIVPAE; encoded by the coding sequence GTGAAAAAGGAAAAGATACTGGCACTGCTGCTGGCAGGCGTAATGGCAACAACGGTTCTGGGAGGATGCGGAAGCAAAGGAAGTGACAGCTCCTCTTCATCATCAAAAGCTTCATCCGATGAGAAGGTTCTGAACTTCGGATGTGCAATGTACACCGACGGAAGCGTCAACACTGCAGGTGACGAGAACGGTGGCTGGAACGCGATGCGTTACGGAATCACAGAGACATTGTTCAAGTTCAACGATAACATGGAACTGGAACCATGGCTGGCAGAAAGCTATACCGTGAATGATGATCATACCGAATGGGTCGTTACCCTGAAAAAAGGTCTGAAGTTCTCTGACGGATGCGATCTTACTGCAAGCAAAGTAAAAGAAGCATACGAACATCTGAAAGAAGTAGGACCGTCCGGTTCCGCAAAACCGGAAAAATATCTGGAGTTCGAGGCAACCATTGATGCAGATGATGAGGCGGGTACACTGACAATCAAGACCACACAGCCTTACGCTAACCTGATGGGACAGCTCAGTCATCCGACCATGGGTATCGTAGACGTAGAGCATACGGAGAACTTTGATAACGGTACCATCGGAACCGGTCCGTACATGATCGATTCCTTCAACGGTGTGGGTGTCGGTTATACACTGGTCGCAAACCCGAACTTCCGGGAAGAAGTACCTTATGATAAAGTAAACCTGCTGTATATGGGTGACAACTCTGCGAAAGCAATGGCACTGGAAAGTGGACAGGTTGACCTGGTAGAGAACATCACCAACGTAGCAGATATCCAGAAATTCCAGGATTCTGATGATTATACCGTAGATATCGCAACCGGTGTGCGCTGCGGGTTCTCCTGGATGAACTTTGATGGCGTTCTGGGTAACAAGACACTGCGTCAGGCGATCCTGATGGCGATCGATTATGATACCATCTGTAATTCCAAGACGATCGGAGGACTGTATACACCGGGATTTTCCGTACTTCCATCCAACCTGTCCTATGGATATGAGAAACTGAACAATCCATACACCTATGATCCGGAAGGTGCGAAGAAACTGCTGGATGATGCGGGGATTGTAGATACAGACGGAGATGGTATCCGTGAGATTGATGGAGAAAATATCAATCTGCGTTATATTTCTTATGAAAACCGTCTGCTGAATGAATTTTCTGATGCACATACCCAGTATCTGACAGAGATCGGAATCGGTGTTACTTCCGAGTACGGAAGTTCTGATGATCAGTGGAGTAAGCTGGCAGCACTGGATTATGATTTTAACAACAACAACTGGATTACCGTAGGAACCGGAGATCCGTTCGCCTACATGGCAAACTGGGCAACAGAAAGCACTTACTGTGCATATTCCAATCCGGAATACGATGCCTTATATCAGGAACTGAAAAGTGAGATGGATGAGGACAAACGTGCAGATCTGATTTTCCAGATGCAGCAGATTCTGATCGATGATGCGGCAGTTCTGATCGACGGATACTACAACTCCAGTATGATCTATTCCAAAAATGTAGGATATGCGAAGATTCATACCGCAGATTATTACTGGTTAAGTACGGAGATTGTTCCGGCAGAATAA
- a CDS encoding LysR family transcriptional regulator codes for MTLLQLRYAITVADSRSMNQAAQKLFISQPSLSAAIRELEDEVGIEIFRRTNRGIQVTPDGEEFIGYARQVVEQYALIKARYVDKEKVKKKFGVSMQHYSFAVQAFVEMVKRFGMDRYEFSIYETQTYDVIENVKNFRSELGILYLNDFNRKVLEKIFEENNLEFHELFDCQEYVYLWSGHPLAKKKKITLEDLEDYPFLSFDQGSNNSFYFAEEVFSTYEYKQSIKANDRATMLNLMKGLNGYTLCSGIICENLNGSEYCAVKLSTEETMTIGYLKRKGIPLSSIGKEYLKEISKYNGQA; via the coding sequence ATGACATTATTACAGTTACGCTATGCAATTACCGTGGCGGATTCCCGTTCGATGAATCAGGCGGCGCAGAAATTATTTATCTCCCAGCCCAGTCTCTCGGCAGCCATCCGGGAACTCGAAGACGAAGTGGGAATCGAGATTTTCCGGAGAACGAACCGCGGGATCCAGGTGACACCGGACGGAGAAGAATTTATCGGCTATGCCAGACAGGTCGTGGAACAGTATGCCCTGATCAAGGCACGGTATGTGGATAAAGAAAAAGTAAAGAAAAAGTTCGGTGTTTCCATGCAGCATTATTCGTTTGCGGTGCAGGCATTTGTGGAGATGGTGAAACGCTTCGGGATGGATCGGTATGAATTTTCTATTTATGAGACACAGACGTATGATGTGATCGAAAATGTGAAAAACTTCCGGAGCGAGCTTGGTATTTTATATCTGAATGATTTTAATCGGAAAGTGCTGGAAAAGATCTTTGAGGAAAATAATCTGGAATTTCATGAGCTTTTTGACTGTCAGGAATACGTTTACCTGTGGAGCGGTCATCCGCTGGCAAAAAAGAAAAAGATTACCCTGGAAGATCTGGAAGATTATCCATTTCTCTCGTTTGACCAGGGCAGCAACAATTCGTTTTATTTTGCGGAGGAAGTATTCAGCACCTATGAATACAAACAGTCGATCAAGGCAAATGACCGCGCGACGATGCTGAACCTGATGAAAGGACTGAACGGATATACGCTTTGCAGCGGCATTATCTGCGAAAATCTGAATGGTTCGGAATACTGTGCGGTAAAACTCTCCACAGAAGAAACGATGACGATCGGCTACCTGAAACGAAAGGGGATTCCGTTAAGTTCGATCGGAAAGGAATATCTGAAAGAGATCAGTAAATATAACGGTCAGGCATAG
- a CDS encoding flavodoxin — MSKVAVVYWSSTGNTEAMANAVVDGAKEKGADVTLYECADFRPELVADYDAIAFGCPAMGDEVLEEDEFEPMFDGCKAELKDKKIALFGSYGWGDGEWMRNWEESCKEAGAVLATESVICNDMPDDDGVENCKALGAALA, encoded by the coding sequence ATGAGTAAAGTAGCAGTTGTTTATTGGAGCAGTACAGGAAATACAGAAGCTATGGCAAATGCAGTAGTGGATGGAGCAAAAGAAAAAGGCGCAGATGTAACTCTGTATGAATGTGCGGATTTCCGTCCGGAACTGGTAGCAGATTACGATGCCATCGCATTCGGATGCCCGGCTATGGGAGATGAAGTGCTGGAAGAAGACGAATTTGAACCAATGTTTGACGGCTGCAAAGCTGAACTGAAAGACAAAAAAATCGCACTGTTCGGATCTTATGGATGGGGAGACGGTGAATGGATGAGAAACTGGGAGGAAAGCTGTAAAGAAGCAGGAGCTGTTCTGGCAACAGAGAGTGTAATCTGCAACGACATGCCGGATGATGACGGCGTAGAAAACTGCAAGGCACTGGGCGCAGCACTGGCATAA
- a CDS encoding DUF3793 family protein has translation MLEKYLIDHCSPTLASLKTANMFSCPYESGESLAEDVWQWNLQMKDKGLYLTILRKSEKKALVYLCRPQRLENDLHKPGVQKFLRACGYQGEHWEEALKELKERLHMCEKFPHEIGLFLDYPLVDVIGFIRNTGKNCKCSGCWKAYGNAKEAEKTFCKYKKCREIYSRLWENGRSVLQLTVAA, from the coding sequence ATGCTGGAAAAATATCTGATCGATCACTGTTCTCCAACACTGGCGTCTTTAAAGACAGCGAATATGTTCAGCTGTCCGTATGAGTCGGGCGAGAGCCTGGCGGAAGATGTCTGGCAGTGGAACCTGCAGATGAAGGACAAAGGACTTTATCTTACCATTCTTCGAAAGAGCGAAAAAAAAGCGCTGGTTTATCTGTGCAGACCACAGAGACTGGAAAACGATCTTCACAAACCGGGGGTGCAGAAGTTCCTGCGGGCGTGTGGATATCAGGGAGAACACTGGGAAGAGGCACTGAAAGAACTGAAAGAAAGATTACATATGTGCGAGAAGTTCCCACATGAGATCGGTCTGTTTCTCGATTATCCGCTGGTCGATGTGATAGGATTTATCCGTAACACCGGAAAAAACTGTAAGTGTTCCGGCTGCTGGAAAGCCTATGGCAATGCAAAAGAAGCAGAAAAAACATTCTGCAAATACAAAAAATGCAGAGAAATCTATTCCCGTCTGTGGGAAAATGGCAGGAGTGTTTTGCAGCTGACTGTAGCTGCTTAA
- a CDS encoding DUF2325 domain-containing protein, whose amino-acid sequence MSVVIVGGHDRMVAQYKKICKSYKCKVKVFTHMGADFNKQIGCPDLLVLFTNTVSHKMVRCALDEIDGKHTDVVRCHTSSGNALTGILENCFAN is encoded by the coding sequence ATGAGCGTTGTAATCGTAGGCGGACATGACCGCATGGTAGCGCAGTATAAAAAGATCTGCAAATCCTATAAATGCAAGGTAAAAGTATTTACCCATATGGGAGCAGATTTCAACAAACAGATTGGATGTCCGGATCTGCTGGTATTATTTACCAATACCGTATCCCACAAGATGGTGCGCTGCGCACTGGATGAGATCGACGGAAAACATACCGATGTGGTTCGCTGTCACACCAGCAGCGGAAACGCGCTGACCGGTATTCTGGAAAACTGCTTTGCAAACTAA
- a CDS encoding ABC transporter permease: MKNPLRKRLPRELKTEFGKYLVIFLLLVATIGLISGFLIATSSMLKAYNDGFETYNVENGNFLLEKQANKAQIKNIEDAGVTLYENFYTEEALTNESTMRIFKDREEVNTVCLMKGEMPMQTDEIAIDRMYADNNSLKVGDTIESADGKYSWKITGYVALPDYSCLFEDNNDTMFDAVKFGVGIVTPEGYAALANEQQNYSYSWKYRNEPSDELQEKEMAEDLMDVVRDETKLETFIPRYLNQAITFTGDDFGSDKAMMTVLLYIIIVIMAFVFGVTVSNTISKEANVIGTLRASGYTKGELVRHYMTMPLVVTLIGALIGNILGYTVFKNFCAGMYYGSYSLPTYHTLWSVEAFWKTTLVPLVLMAVVNAGILYKKLSLSPLQFLRRDLKKKTKKKTFYLSSRIPFFARFRMRVIFQNASNYVVLLVGILFANLLQMFGLALPAVLDHYQSVLKDNLLSNYQYILQIPAEAMDEDKKLESLVQMMYVQSQMETENEDAEKFSAYSLNTLGDQYKSEEVMLYGIQPDSRYVQIPEDQISNGNAYISSTYADKYQLKQGDTITLKEKYEDDQYTFTVNGIYDYEGGLAIYLSQDSLNETFDLEKSYFSGYFSETPITDIDEKYISTVIDLESLTKVSRQLDVSMGSMMGLVDAFAVLMFMILIYLLSKIIIEKNAQSISMVKILGYSNREISRLYIVSTSIMVVLFLLLSLPVEYWAMVYLFRAVMLESISGWITFYIEPAVYIKMFLLGIGTYAVVAALEYRRICRVPMDEALKNVE; encoded by the coding sequence ATGAAAAATCCACTGAGAAAACGTCTGCCCCGGGAACTGAAAACGGAATTTGGAAAATATCTGGTGATTTTTCTGCTGCTGGTAGCCACGATCGGGCTGATATCCGGTTTCCTGATAGCGACCAGCAGTATGCTGAAAGCCTACAACGATGGATTTGAAACATACAATGTGGAAAACGGGAATTTCCTTCTGGAAAAGCAGGCGAACAAAGCACAGATCAAAAACATCGAAGATGCGGGCGTAACGTTATATGAGAACTTTTATACCGAGGAAGCACTGACGAACGAGAGTACGATGCGTATTTTCAAAGACAGAGAGGAAGTCAACACGGTCTGCCTGATGAAAGGGGAAATGCCGATGCAGACCGATGAGATTGCCATTGACCGTATGTATGCGGACAATAACAGCCTGAAAGTCGGGGATACGATCGAGAGCGCCGACGGAAAATACAGCTGGAAGATCACCGGCTATGTGGCACTGCCGGATTACAGCTGCCTGTTCGAGGACAACAACGATACGATGTTTGATGCCGTGAAGTTCGGCGTTGGTATCGTGACACCGGAGGGCTATGCGGCGCTGGCAAACGAACAGCAAAATTACAGTTATTCCTGGAAATACAGGAATGAGCCTTCGGATGAACTGCAGGAAAAAGAGATGGCAGAAGATCTGATGGATGTGGTGAGGGATGAAACAAAATTAGAGACCTTTATCCCGAGATATCTGAATCAGGCGATCACTTTTACCGGGGATGATTTTGGAAGCGATAAGGCGATGATGACAGTGCTTTTGTATATTATCATCGTGATCATGGCATTTGTCTTCGGCGTGACGGTGAGCAATACGATCAGCAAAGAGGCAAATGTGATCGGTACGCTGCGGGCTTCCGGTTACACGAAAGGAGAACTGGTACGTCATTATATGACGATGCCGCTGGTTGTTACTCTGATCGGGGCACTGATCGGAAATATCCTGGGCTATACGGTATTTAAGAATTTCTGCGCCGGCATGTATTACGGAAGTTACAGTCTGCCGACGTATCATACGCTCTGGAGTGTGGAAGCGTTCTGGAAGACCACACTGGTTCCGCTGGTACTGATGGCAGTGGTAAATGCGGGAATCCTTTATAAAAAACTTTCCCTGTCTCCGTTACAGTTCCTTAGAAGAGATCTGAAAAAGAAGACAAAGAAGAAAACATTTTATCTCAGTAGCAGGATCCCGTTTTTTGCAAGATTCCGTATGCGTGTCATTTTTCAGAATGCGAGCAATTATGTGGTACTTCTGGTAGGAATTTTATTTGCCAATCTGTTACAGATGTTCGGACTGGCACTTCCGGCGGTACTGGATCACTACCAGAGTGTGCTGAAAGATAATCTTTTGAGTAATTATCAGTATATTTTACAGATCCCGGCGGAGGCGATGGACGAAGATAAGAAGCTGGAAAGTCTGGTACAGATGATGTATGTCCAGAGCCAGATGGAGACGGAGAACGAAGATGCGGAGAAATTTTCCGCGTACTCGCTGAATACGCTCGGAGATCAGTATAAGAGTGAAGAAGTCATGCTGTATGGAATCCAGCCGGACAGCCGGTATGTGCAGATCCCGGAGGACCAAATATCGAATGGAAATGCATATATTTCTTCTACCTATGCAGACAAGTATCAGCTGAAACAGGGCGATACCATCACATTAAAAGAAAAATACGAGGACGATCAGTATACCTTTACCGTCAATGGCATCTATGATTATGAGGGCGGACTTGCCATCTATCTGTCGCAGGATTCCCTGAATGAGACCTTTGACCTGGAAAAATCGTATTTCAGCGGTTATTTTTCGGAGACGCCGATCACGGATATCGATGAAAAATACATTTCCACGGTGATCGACCTGGAAAGTCTTACGAAAGTCAGCCGGCAGCTGGATGTTTCGATGGGAAGCATGATGGGGCTGGTGGATGCATTTGCAGTGTTGATGTTTATGATTCTGATCTATCTGTTGTCAAAGATTATCATTGAAAAGAATGCACAGTCAATCTCGATGGTCAAGATCCTCGGCTACAGCAACCGGGAGATCAGCCGGTTATATATCGTATCGACATCGATCATGGTGGTACTGTTCTTGCTGTTGAGCCTGCCGGTGGAATACTGGGCAATGGTATATCTGTTCCGGGCGGTGATGCTGGAGAGTATCAGCGGATGGATTACGTTTTATATCGAGCCAGCCGTTTATATCAAGATGTTCCTTCTCGGAATCGGAACATATGCGGTGGTGGCAGCGTTGGAATACCGCAGGATCTGTCGGGTACCGATGGATGAGGCACTGAAAAACGTAGAATAA
- a CDS encoding ABC transporter ATP-binding protein, which yields MFLTLQQIKKSFGQGESKVDVLKGIDLEMEQGEFCVLLGPSGSGKSTLLNIIGGIDQADEGEIVIHGEQMADMKEKRLTIYRRKHLGYIFQMYNLIPNLTVRENIEVGAYLSDKPLDVDELLHTLGLYEHRNKLPNQLSGGQQQRTAIGRAIVKNPDILLCDEPTGALDYKTSKEILKLIETVNEKYGNTIIMVTHNDAIKDMATRVVRLKDGMIRSNVINEKRVHAENLEW from the coding sequence ATGTTTCTTACATTACAACAAATCAAGAAGTCCTTTGGACAGGGCGAGAGTAAGGTAGACGTATTAAAGGGAATCGATCTGGAAATGGAACAGGGAGAGTTTTGTGTGCTCCTTGGACCATCCGGATCCGGAAAATCGACACTGCTAAATATCATCGGTGGTATTGACCAGGCAGATGAGGGAGAAATCGTGATCCATGGCGAGCAGATGGCAGATATGAAAGAAAAACGACTGACCATCTATCGAAGAAAACATCTGGGTTACATTTTTCAGATGTATAATCTGATCCCGAATCTGACCGTGCGGGAAAATATCGAAGTCGGAGCTTATCTGAGTGATAAACCGCTGGATGTGGACGAACTGTTACATACACTCGGACTTTACGAGCACCGCAACAAACTGCCGAATCAGTTGTCCGGTGGTCAGCAGCAGCGAACCGCGATCGGACGAGCTATCGTCAAGAACCCGGATATCCTGCTCTGCGATGAGCCGACCGGAGCGCTGGACTATAAGACATCCAAGGAAATCCTGAAACTGATCGAAACGGTCAATGAAAAATACGGCAATACCATTATCATGGTTACGCATAACGATGCGATCAAAGATATGGCTACCCGCGTAGTGCGGCTAAAAGACGGCATGATCCGAAGCAACGTGATCAATGAGAAGCGGGTACATGCGGAGAATCTGGAATGGTAA
- a CDS encoding ZIP family metal transporter has product MNIEVIYGILIPFAGTTLGAAGVFFMKKELSDLVQRALTGFAAGVMVAASVWSLLIPAMEQSESLGRLAFLPAAVGFWIGILFLLLLDHIIPHLHRNSEKAEGPKSKLARTTMLVLAVTLHNIPEGMAVGVVYAGYLTGNTKITAMGALALSIGIAIQNFPEGAIISMPLRAEGMKKSKAFVGGTLSGIVEPISAAITILAAGLIVPALPYLLSFAAGAMIYVVVEELIPEMSTGEHSNIGTLFFGVGFCLMMILDVALG; this is encoded by the coding sequence ATGAATATAGAAGTTATTTATGGAATTTTGATTCCTTTTGCGGGAACAACGCTGGGAGCGGCGGGGGTATTTTTTATGAAGAAGGAGCTGAGTGATCTCGTACAACGGGCACTGACCGGTTTTGCGGCAGGCGTGATGGTGGCGGCTTCGGTGTGGAGTCTTCTGATTCCTGCGATGGAACAGTCGGAATCCCTTGGACGGCTGGCATTTCTTCCGGCAGCAGTGGGATTCTGGATCGGTATTTTATTCCTGCTGTTGCTGGATCACATCATTCCGCATCTGCACCGGAACAGTGAGAAAGCAGAAGGACCGAAGAGCAAACTGGCGAGAACGACGATGCTGGTGCTGGCAGTGACCCTGCACAACATCCCGGAAGGAATGGCGGTCGGTGTGGTTTACGCGGGATATCTGACCGGAAATACCAAGATCACAGCGATGGGAGCACTGGCACTTTCCATCGGTATCGCGATCCAGAACTTTCCGGAGGGAGCGATTATTTCCATGCCGCTTCGCGCGGAGGGTATGAAGAAATCCAAAGCATTCGTGGGAGGAACGTTATCCGGCATCGTGGAGCCGATCAGTGCGGCGATCACGATCCTGGCGGCAGGTCTGATCGTTCCGGCGCTGCCTTATCTGCTCAGTTTTGCAGCGGGAGCGATGATCTATGTGGTTGTGGAAGAACTGATCCCGGAGATGTCCACCGGAGAACATTCGAACATCGGAACCCTGTTTTTCGGGGTTGGCTTCTGCCTGATGATGATTCTGGATGTGGCACTTGGATAA
- a CDS encoding heavy metal translocating P-type ATPase, producing MNKKQKKMLIRIIVAAILVVAFSLLPIEGYVKFGLFMIPYLVIGYDILKKAGKGIMNRQVFDENFLMAVATMGAILLGDYKEGVSVMLFYQIGELFQSYAVGKSRRNISDLMDIRPDYANIEKDGKLEQVDPDEVEIGSIIVVQPGEKVPIDGIVVEGSSTLNTSALTGESVPQDAKCGDEIVSGCINMSGVLKIQTTKEFGESTVSKILDLVENASSQKSRSENFISKFAKYYTPAVCYGAVALAVLPPLVRMLFMGLSPEWGDWIYRALTFLVISCPCALVISIPLSFFAGIGGASKAGVLVKGSNYLETLSQTKYVVFDKTGTMTQGVFEVSGVHHNEMEEEKLLEYAVLAECSSSHPISKSLQKAYGKEIDRSRVTDMEEISGNGVTAKVDGVSVAAGNEKLMEKLGIEFLACSHVGTVVHMAVDGKYAGHILISDTVKPHAKQAIKELKKCGVKKTIMLTGDRKNVADYVAKDLGIQEVYSELLPGDKVSKVEALLANKTEKEKLAFVGDGINDAPVLSRADVGIAMGAMGSDAAIEAADIVLMDDDPLKIATAIHIARKCIRIVYENIYFAIGIKLICLLLGAVGIANMWMAIFADVGVMVIAVLNAIRALFVKKYEM from the coding sequence ATGAATAAGAAGCAGAAAAAAATGCTGATTCGTATCATTGTAGCGGCTATTCTGGTCGTTGCTTTTTCCCTGCTTCCGATCGAAGGATATGTAAAGTTCGGGCTCTTTATGATCCCGTATCTGGTGATCGGGTATGATATCCTGAAAAAAGCAGGAAAGGGTATCATGAACCGGCAGGTATTTGATGAGAACTTTCTGATGGCAGTGGCAACCATGGGAGCGATTCTTCTCGGTGACTACAAAGAGGGCGTTTCCGTTATGCTGTTTTATCAGATCGGAGAACTTTTCCAGAGTTATGCGGTTGGAAAGAGCCGCAGAAACATCAGTGATCTGATGGATATCCGTCCAGATTATGCAAATATTGAGAAGGATGGAAAACTGGAACAGGTCGATCCGGATGAGGTAGAGATTGGCTCGATCATCGTGGTACAGCCGGGTGAGAAAGTGCCGATCGACGGTATTGTGGTAGAGGGATCCTCCACACTGAATACCAGTGCCCTGACCGGTGAGAGCGTACCGCAGGATGCAAAATGTGGCGATGAGATTGTCAGCGGATGCATCAACATGAGCGGTGTATTAAAGATTCAGACAACTAAAGAGTTCGGAGAGTCCACCGTATCCAAGATTCTGGATCTGGTGGAAAATGCAAGTTCCCAGAAATCAAGATCCGAGAACTTTATCTCCAAATTCGCAAAATATTATACTCCTGCAGTCTGCTACGGAGCAGTAGCGCTGGCTGTTCTGCCTCCGCTGGTACGGATGCTTTTCATGGGTCTGTCACCGGAATGGGGCGACTGGATCTACCGTGCACTGACCTTCCTGGTTATCAGCTGCCCGTGTGCACTGGTTATCAGTATTCCGCTGAGTTTCTTCGCCGGTATCGGTGGCGCGAGCAAAGCGGGTGTCCTGGTCAAAGGCTCCAACTATCTGGAAACCCTGTCCCAGACAAAATATGTGGTATTTGATAAGACCGGCACGATGACACAGGGTGTGTTTGAAGTAAGCGGTGTACATCATAACGAGATGGAAGAAGAAAAACTTCTGGAGTATGCAGTGCTTGCAGAGTGCTCATCCTCCCATCCGATTAGTAAGAGCCTGCAGAAAGCGTATGGAAAAGAAATCGACAGAAGCCGTGTCACCGATATGGAAGAGATCAGCGGTAACGGTGTCACCGCGAAAGTGGATGGCGTGTCCGTAGCGGCAGGAAATGAAAAACTGATGGAAAAACTGGGCATCGAGTTTTTAGCGTGCAGCCATGTCGGCACGGTGGTGCATATGGCAGTAGACGGTAAATACGCAGGACATATCCTGATTTCCGATACAGTAAAACCGCATGCAAAACAGGCAATCAAAGAACTGAAAAAATGCGGTGTGAAAAAGACGATCATGTTGACCGGTGACCGGAAGAATGTAGCGGATTATGTAGCAAAAGACCTGGGTATCCAGGAAGTTTACAGTGAGCTGCTTCCGGGCGATAAAGTAAGCAAAGTAGAAGCATTACTTGCCAACAAGACAGAAAAAGAAAAACTGGCATTTGTCGGTGACGGAATCAACGATGCACCGGTACTCTCCAGAGCTGATGTGGGAATCGCCATGGGTGCGATGGGATCCGATGCGGCTATCGAAGCAGCCGATATTGTTCTGATGGATGATGATCCGCTGAAGATCGCGACAGCCATTCATATCGCAAGAAAATGTATCCGTATCGTATACGAAAACATTTATTTTGCCATCGGCATCAAGCTGATCTGCCTGTTACTCGGTGCAGTTGGTATCGCCAACATGTGGATGGCAATCTTCGCCGATGTCGGTGTCATGGTGATCGCAGTACTGAACGCGATCCGGGCACTGTTTGTGAAGAAATATGAGATGTAA
- a CDS encoding cation transporter: MKKTYKIEVDCANCANKMEEAAKNTAGVKDANVNFMTLKMSVEFEEGQDPKAVMQDVLKNCKKVEDDCEIYL, from the coding sequence ATGAAAAAAACATATAAGATCGAAGTAGACTGCGCAAACTGTGCAAACAAAATGGAAGAAGCAGCAAAGAACACAGCTGGTGTAAAGGACGCAAACGTAAACTTCATGACATTGAAGATGAGCGTAGAATTTGAAGAAGGACAGGATCCGAAAGCCGTTATGCAGGATGTTCTGAAAAACTGCAAGAAAGTAGAAGACGACTGCGAGATTTATCTGTAA
- a CDS encoding nitroreductase family protein: MELVKGIKERRSTRKFTDQAVSEDDIREIVATAAYAPSWKNTQTSRYIAVVNPEKKQEIADTCVMGFAGNQRIIGEAPVLIVETTVNERSGYERDGSFSTSKGTHWQSYDAGLAGEAFCLAAWEKGLGTVIMGIFEEEKVKEVLQIPETESVSALIALGYPEEVPEAPKRKETEVLLKIVK; the protein is encoded by the coding sequence ATGGAATTAGTAAAAGGCATCAAAGAGAGAAGAAGCACCAGAAAATTTACCGATCAGGCAGTGAGCGAGGACGATATCCGTGAGATCGTTGCCACGGCTGCGTATGCACCGAGCTGGAAAAATACACAGACATCCCGTTATATTGCGGTAGTAAACCCGGAGAAAAAGCAGGAGATCGCCGATACCTGTGTCATGGGATTCGCCGGCAATCAGCGGATTATTGGAGAGGCGCCGGTACTGATCGTGGAGACAACGGTCAATGAGAGATCCGGGTATGAGAGAGACGGTTCTTTTTCCACTTCCAAGGGAACACACTGGCAGTCCTACGATGCAGGGCTTGCGGGAGAAGCCTTCTGCCTGGCAGCCTGGGAAAAAGGTCTGGGAACGGTTATCATGGGAATCTTTGAAGAAGAAAAAGTAAAAGAAGTTCTCCAGATCCCGGAGACGGAATCCGTATCCGCACTGATCGCACTCGGCTACCCGGAAGAAGTACCGGAGGCTCCGAAGAGAAAAGAGACGGAAGTACTGTTGAAAATTGTGAAATAA